TTGAGGGGTATCATAACGACCCGTTTATCGTCATCCTAACCAGTCTCCTCATTATTTTTGGTGGGCTTGGTTTCATCGTACTCACGGAATTATACAGCTATCCACGAAAGCGCCGATTATCCTTACACAGCAGAATTGTTCTTTTCATGACGGGTCTGTTACTCCTTCTTGGTATGGTTCTTATCTTTGTTCTGGAATCCAATAACTCAATGAAACCTTTGTCGTGGGGAACCAAACTTCTTAATGCTTGGTTTACGTCGGTCACAACGAGAACAGCCGGCTTCGATACTATCCCGATAGGAAATATGAGTGACGTCACATGGTTTGTTATCATCATACTTATGTTCATCGGAGCTTCACCCGGATCGACAGGCGGAGGAATTAAGACTACAACGTTCTATGCGCTTGTAAAAGCCACACTGGCTTCACTAAAGGGCGATGAAGAGGTTGAAGCTTACGGAAGATCGATCCCGTGGACGATAATTAGAAGGTCCATGATGTTGTTTTTCTTAGCAACTTCTATCGTTGTCATTGGTACCATAATTGATTCCATTTTGGACCCAAGAACAAGCTTGCTGCGGTTTCTATTTGAAGAGACTTCAGCATTTGGGACCGTTGGGCTTTCGACTGGTATTACAGGATTCGTTACAACGCCGGTTAAGTGGGTTTTAATCTTCACAATGTATGTTGGACGTGTTGGTATTCTTACGATTCTTGTGGGAATGCTTCACCGGAAAGGACTTATGTCACGCGTCAAACGCGTACAAGAGCGTATTTTTATCGGATAAATTCAAGTTAGGCGGTGTTGATTTGGCATATCGAAACTCCACATTACTGGCGAACATAAGAAACATTGGAAAACGTAATCCGAAGACAATCGGGGTTATTGGGGCGGGCCGATTCGGTTCCTCTGCCGCACAAGAACTACTTGAGAACGGACACGACGTATTGTTGATCGACAAGGACCCGAAACGACTGG
This is a stretch of genomic DNA from Alicyclobacillus dauci. It encodes these proteins:
- a CDS encoding TrkH family potassium uptake protein, with protein sequence MESRLSPPQKVVIGYLLIIIIGALLLLLPWSRHTSVSVTDAVFTSTSALCVTGLSTVTTATTWTSFGDFVIALLMQVGGAGMTLVTTGIYLVLGRKITLRDRVLIAEDRNFGVHGAVRLIRSILIFSLSIEGAAVVLFTLYFCLVYHYTWLRALGISAFHSVSAFNNAGFDLWGNSLEGYHNDPFIVILTSLLIIFGGLGFIVLTELYSYPRKRRLSLHSRIVLFMTGLLLLLGMVLIFVLESNNSMKPLSWGTKLLNAWFTSVTTRTAGFDTIPIGNMSDVTWFVIIILMFIGASPGSTGGGIKTTTFYALVKATLASLKGDEEVEAYGRSIPWTIIRRSMMLFFLATSIVVIGTIIDSILDPRTSLLRFLFEETSAFGTVGLSTGITGFVTTPVKWVLIFTMYVGRVGILTILVGMLHRKGLMSRVKRVQERIFIG